ATACAAGTTCAGGATTCAGGCCTAATTTGACTCCTTCTTCTGCCCCGGATTCACGGAGACTTTCACTATTTGTTGTTCTAGCAGCCTGTGGAGCAATTGTTCTGAAGTTGTACTGAATTGATTCTTATAGTAAATATGAACATCGTTTGGAGTATGATGAATACATTAGTGGATAGGTTGCAAACATTTTTTGTTGTTTCAATGTAATCAATTTGTACTGTCAGTATATTGAAATTTTTTGGGAGTCTTgaaatctatatatatttttcaatttgCTTTATTATCTTGATTGCTTATCAGTTGTTTTTTTCTACAAATTTGAGGTATATATTGACAGAGGAACCATCATGAAGGATCATGTTATTCtacatatttcattaatgatctTGGCATAATTTGCAACATTTCATCCAACTGCTTtctattttgaattaattatctgtGTCAAATTTAGTGGCCAAAATGAAGTTTACTTAACAGATGTATGCAACAAGAGCATGACACATATTCAGGTTATTGAAGCTTGTtttgaaattcatattttaagtttatactAGAGGTACGCGTAGTACATTCTTGATTCTACCTTCCCtgaaattgttgttgttgttgagacATCTTGTTATTTCATTGCCTCTGGCTTTACCTATCATAGGCTAGCTTTTAACAAAATGAATTGAACTTCCCCTGCTTTGGTTTGGAAAGCAAGAAAGATTAGCGGATGACAATTGACCAAACAAAAAGGTAGCATTTGCCTAAAACTAGTGGTCtcataaaagtaaaaaaaatcttaaatctTACAAGTTGCAAGTATTGTTCTGAAGGTCTTATATCAGTATAACCAAAGCAGAGATCAATCTCTACTCCTTTCAATATGAACAACAAtttaactaatttaattgaCTAGTATATAACAAGTATGGAACAAAGAAATATATTGGTACTAGATTGACCTAAAGTCTTTCTATTTATCCAGCTAGAATTcaaatagaattgaaagaaaatgaatGTGATAAGACAGAAGCTCTCACTTCTCGGACTAGTACAGGTCCAAACCAAAGCCAAAGCTCCAAAAGTCTAAGGATAAGTTCCCTCTCTATGGAAGAAAGAGAGTGCCACAGCTATTATTTCAAAAGCTCGGAAATTCCTTCTGGGAACAGCTTGGAGATAGAGGGTTTTCTGGGGGAGAGAAAGTTTCCAGGTTGGATTTTTGTAGATCAAATAGTACCCCCTATCGACCTCAGTCTTGTTTTTTGCTAGCTTAAGATTGGCCGCAGAGCGGTACCACCCACCCTACCCTACCACCTATAGGCGGCCGTCCTACAGCCGAGTTGGATTGGAAGAGTCAGCCTGCGGGGTAAGCCTTTTCACGTGTGCGCATTATTGTTGATTAGTCTGTTTTTCTATCCAAGCCAAAATTGacgaaataaaatgaaaaagattCCAATTTCATGTCTTAAATGAAATGAGTGGACTAGAATCGGCAGTATTCTAATAGATAGATAGTATGGTAGAAagattcatttatttctttctaCCATACTATTTATTAGTTAGATTGTTGTTATAAAGCTGCCCCCTGGAATAAAACTGGAATGAACCATGAAATTGATAAGGAATGAGATTCGGTATCTACTCTAGATATGATCTTTCCCATAAAGCTAGGCATGAAAAATCCGCCGTTTCAGTATCTTAAGGATACATATGTATCCACGATAGAAAATTAATTGATAGTACTATATACCCTGTCTCGTATAGAGTATTTGAAAGCCAACAAATGAACACATGCCTTGTTTTACATCTCATTCGAATCTAATTCGAGTAGACGATactaaatcaataaaataagGTATCGATTAGATCTAGAAATGAAGAACTCGTCAATTTCTGTTGATAATGGTTTTTTATCAACCTTATACGCTTTTTGTTCAAATTCTTGGTACTCAAATTCTTGGGGGCTAGGAAGTAAGCCCCACAACCCAAAGCGGCGAAGAACAAATAGAATTTGGGCATCTCGAAAGTGCCGCTAGTCGGTTTAATCATGGAACGTCCAACTGGAATCTGCCCAAAAGTCCTGACTTTTTCGAGGTAGGGCTTCGACCCGTATCTGGCCAACTCCTCGAACTGCTGGGTGCGGCATATTCATGGACTGGCAAAGCGAACTCTCAATTTGATCAGGAGAGCCTAGAGAGCTCTCTATCTTTCCCCAAATTCCGACTAGCGCGGTTCTTTCCTGACTATTGTATCAACAGCCCAGGGTGCAGACACCTCTTGTATCATGATCAGTCTAGCAATGGTTGAATCAGTCTCAATCACCACATTTGTGAAGCCTTTATGCACACAGATTTCAGCAGCTAACTGAATAGCCATTATCTCTGAATACATATTTACGACATTACACGAAGCGAGAGTGCATGGTCAACACACACCTAAAGCGCCTACGTTCACCTCCTCAGGGAATATAAGGTTTTCATGAGGCTGATCTTGAGCCGCCATCCAAGCGTGAATACCTTGGCTAGATTCGCGTTCCCTTTCCAGACTATCAAGGATTTCAAAGATCTTTCATACTGATCCAATTGAATTCCCCCAAACGTTGCTAACGCGGGATGCTTTGTGCACTGAACTATTCTTTTGCCCTTTTAACGAGCTTTTAATTGTCAAGAGACAAGAGTCATCTCTGTTAAAAGGACTATTCACATATGTTATATGTCAAACTAAGggtctaaaaaaaaatatggaaccAATTGCATAATCcgtttttgttttgtttaagtTCAGTTCAATTCAACTTTTCACAATCAAATATgagcaaaaaaaaattggaatgtagggaataaatagaaaaaataatcaaaattataCAAAACAAAAGCTAAATATAAATACGGGTCTGACCATGAATTGGGACAAAAACGAACTACAccaattcttctattttttttaataaaaaaactaCGGATTTGAATCGTCGATATAATATTCATTATGTATATAGGTTTTTCCTTCGCTTCGATCTTTATCTTTTTGAAGTTTCGAGGTGAAGAGTCCTGTAAATTGCCACAATTTAGAGGGCATATATGGAATAAACAATCTCCTTTTCCCGCCATTCGCTACTCTCTTCCATGCATAAAACAGACTTCACAACTCCACCCAACTTTCAGAATCAGTATAAATTAGTTTCCACTAATCTGTTACTCAACAATCCTCTCATCAACAACACAAAAAAATTACTGTTTCTCTCTCTCTGTCTAGAGCAATGGCAGACGTACTGATTCTTGTCTCAGTTCTCCTACTCGCCGCCGTTACACTCCCGGAACCACCAGAACTTCCGTCAACACCACCGGAGTCTTCTTCAAGCACAATCGGCTGTGAAGACGAACTGGTGGCGTTCTCTCCATGCCTTCCATACATTTCTGATCCACCGAACAATATCTCTGATTCGCCTCCGTTTCAGTGTTGCGATAACTTCGCGGCGGCATTTATTGATAATACTGCGATTTGCCTTTGCTACCTCGTTCGCAACCCTCAGATCCTTGGATTTCCTATCAGTTCCATGAAGCTGTTGTCGCTAACTTCTATTTGTCCCGAGGAGGAGAAAGAAGGCGAGGAGAATCTATCTCTCGAGTCTCTCTGTTCAGGTTTGGATTCCGATTACTCATACTATAATCTTCCTGTGACTGCATTGAATCTTCTAGATGTATTGAAAAAATTTCATTGTGAACTGATAGTAACAATTTACTCGAAAGTAGATGTTGTTAATCGAGCATATGATTTGAATTTAGTTGCTCTGTTTCAAAGTGTTTGATGCTTCGGTTTCAGATATTCAGGCTACTTGTGATTTAATCGATATCTTAAAAATGTATATTGAATGTTTAACCATTTTGATATGAGGAGAATTCTAACTTACATAATCATGTAGTTTCTACATAAAAATGATTCAATTTAGCTCTGAAAGTTAGTCAAATCTCGGTAGATGAAAATAGCCAAACAAATTGGAACAATTGAGAACTCAGTTACCTATGCCAGGATTAGTTGAATTTTATTACAAAGAGGAAATGACGGTGCTTTTGGCGTTGTGATTAGATTCTACTTTTTAGATCTAGACTGTAATATAATTTGTCTTGTAAGAGTTTTCAAATGTGCTCTTTACATACATAAGGATGCATTTCGCTGAAACTGACCAAAAATGGGGTAATCTTCCCATGAAGTTGCGAGATAGTTGAATTTCTGCTTATTTCACTGTGTGTTATGAATAGTTCATATTGCTAATGCATCCATTTGTGGTTTTGAGTAATCTGCCAGACTGCCACGTATAGCTGTCATCAAGTGAACACAACGGAAGAACTTCTATGTGTATATGCGCAAATGTTATTACTATCAATTTATTATTCTGTATGTATAAATAACATTATACTATCTTGCTTCAAGTTATTACGGATTTGAAAGATAATTCTAGTAGGCGTTGTTACAGATGTGAAAGTAAGAAGTTTCACGAATTATCATTGAATCTCCTAATTACTAAGACAGCTTTTACATGTAATAACACATTTATTGTTGTAATGCATGCATCAGCTGTGAGTAAATATGTCCACATCTCAAAGTTGCAGTACGTTAAAACAGATGCAACTTAGCCATATGTGTGTAAATCCATCTTCAGTAGTTACATGACAGTTCTAAACTGAGCACTATTCCAAGCACCAATACCATAACCTCTTTCTCTTTTCCCATGTGATTTGCTAATTTGAAACTTGAGTTTCAGTCACCATTTATGTTATATGGACTCCTTTAGGCATTAACATATATGAAGTGTTTCACAATATACTTTTAAGAGTTCTGTAATACGTGTCATAAATTCAAAGATCAGCCATTTCATTCAGCATATTCTCTACGTTAACTATCTAGTTTTCCGTGACTCAGGTTCAACTATGCTGCCTCCTTTTAGATCAATAACAGGTAATTCTCCTTTGATCTTTTGCCACGACCAAACTGGTGATACTACTTATTCAGAATCTCCTGATCACTTCTTGTGTGAGAATTTCTAGCAGATCACAGGGGTTCAAGTCCAA
This DNA window, taken from Solanum dulcamara chromosome 3, daSolDulc1.2, whole genome shotgun sequence, encodes the following:
- the LOC129881824 gene encoding non-specific lipid transfer protein GPI-anchored 25 isoform X2, with the protein product MADVLILVSVLLLAAVTLPEPPELPSTPPESSSSTIGCEDELVAFSPCLPYISDPPNNISDSPPFQCCDNFAAAFIDNTAICLCYLVRNPQILGFPISSMKLLSLTSICPEEEKEGEENLSLESLCSGSTMLPPFRSITDHRGSSPRPRRPTPPSSSPRPAHTPHPGDHDNPSPRDPPGSGSTSPPFSNVDDNPTLDAQATTKRSSAIQIMCNYRLWVVSAMSIFLYISCKHQLR
- the LOC129881824 gene encoding non-specific lipid transfer protein GPI-anchored 25 isoform X1, with the translated sequence MADVLILVSVLLLAAVTLPEPPELPSTPPESSSSTIGCEDELVAFSPCLPYISDPPNNISDSPPFQCCDNFAAAFIDNTAICLCYLVRNPQILGFPISSMKLLSLTSICPEEEKEGEENLSLESLCSGSTMLPPFRSITADHRGSSPRPRRPTPPSSSPRPAHTPHPGDHDNPSPRDPPGSGSTSPPFSNVDDNPTLDAQATTKRSSAIQIMCNYRLWVVSAMSIFLYISCKHQLR